One part of the Sphingobacteriales bacterium genome encodes these proteins:
- a CDS encoding T9SS type A sorting domain-containing protein — NGAKNTTGIAANSYYAKHAAFVYLMGFNGEGEYLRSSQDTLKIAELYAIRTNALERLYNIEYKTDSDEKLQYRSKELIHYLQAYDYLKAAGVVSDSLEVAKYKLQIFARNICKKNSVFKKDDNHSIMSASAIGLAAIVLNDCGYKNKSHDNYKPDEWIDVAMFTIEETLWEAKHPMSTRGSISGYAEGPHYFGYAFENAVPFFIAFNNYFQTDFSSKYKYKGDEHTVRNFLYDPDIENLGIWLKDITQPDGKPAAYDDCRIFRVYPYFLAILKTFGNDTKHTDFNIMTPNNTVNVYLQADYLANAPDIPKYPLKADVSHAHKVSGDLILRSPYSVPVINSHFIRIAGEIGTALNDGQSETYGHEHPDVSSFIITAGNEIIAMDPGYIRYELRNSTNKAHHHNLIMVDRWWIFGEKGPENNTPATDMGDILKTSSLQKSYIKTEYVHTKFERNIEMYKIDNEHYYYVMSDFVDRNRDSVQREFIWCLNGNGNYEKGTFKLYPDGNCLWTHPCSVRGAVPGTWNLASITAVKGSPDNIDSSSTDTYNDNAGDYLSNKDSLYYWDGLTRKTAYCGKHTRLEVTKNGNEVTFLSVFWPYKCSETPPTMSKTETDDYACVTINNFNGNDVFHHAKLSNTTVLHLNPYNFTNCNAVLSYDAESAMLKKSRSNSINFGNCTSNTNFRIAAIDNGTFLTYHDTIYISTSQNINTAYEITGRYKYQGFIENNTGGDIDVTYFLPDCEPQYDMQAVSLKQNLLPYSYNNGEKKITITFPSGITNFEIKLTDPCLASCFFPPVAIDTLFEFNTGTTEQLGHNLDINEPYGHLKITNGSKMEICPEMVMVNHDSITMLGLYEKYDESLPLYTQYAENGDAVLDSSGKKVDDRFGSRKSMIIIKQDAGLVLLPNSHTHIGANSTILVKKGGTLLIQENAHIEIGSPEQPGYGEIIAEDGAYVCINQNADIHFYNNPADSSDKNIFYVFNPLGDTIYLIGGGIKTTGAIAGVNPNGNYSRFGSTNCTGFCDFKNYSPPHGINNRDFGWANINYPVAVAQMVDTFCFGSDVTVKAKRTLNETKWHFEICEYDGANCVSPVTYVPFKGYDTVRIGEYNLSDEFNFEEGKLYKIRFVAENDCHETNLVDNLVYISSLPYAAFDIPVEVCPGSGTLLATNGQNSANEYKYKWSVSMLGQDNYHPDDEDAYYHEKTYSYNGQVQDSFNFPDFRFYGNRKYEVELSVYGYCGVATKTDTVNVPYGVYLEPDEATIYFDGFGDTSVLLNGSVYGFSTYNWNPTTYLSNPAILHPVSYPTSPVTYILSASGNGCSDADTLSITVNYYANAGSDKIICKGDSIILGFSGKSIPSTMYIDWKPTANMDDSTIVNPTVFPSVTTNYTMNIRLKSNNSLIESDEVTVYVDSAVSPSFLTNEYLIAEDSIILYFENSSEPYLPTTTYSWTFGDGSDTSHLINIYHTFYKQTVDTFFVVCLKTTTSCSDSTYCDTVFYKADSNEWEFWIPEIATVEELITVDNSYLIGNIPNPFKDQTTIKYHLAENSGSAEIVIYNLFGKHVKTIRLRPHSDTYSLDWSAFAKGIYSYSLLIDGILKDSKKMIKL, encoded by the coding sequence AATGGAGCTAAAAATACAACTGGTATTGCAGCCAATTCATATTATGCTAAACACGCAGCTTTTGTTTACCTGATGGGATTTAATGGAGAAGGAGAGTATTTGAGAAGCAGTCAGGATACTCTAAAAATAGCTGAGCTTTATGCTATCCGCACCAATGCACTTGAGCGTCTTTACAATATTGAATACAAAACAGACAGCGATGAAAAACTACAGTACAGGAGCAAAGAGTTGATACATTATCTGCAGGCTTATGATTATCTGAAAGCAGCAGGAGTTGTCAGCGATAGCCTTGAAGTTGCTAAATATAAACTTCAGATTTTTGCACGAAATATTTGCAAAAAGAATAGTGTTTTTAAAAAAGACGACAACCATAGCATTATGTCGGCATCTGCTATTGGATTAGCAGCTATAGTGCTAAATGACTGTGGATATAAAAATAAAAGCCATGACAACTACAAACCTGACGAATGGATTGATGTAGCCATGTTTACAATTGAGGAAACACTGTGGGAAGCAAAACATCCTATGTCAACAAGAGGAAGTATCTCAGGGTATGCAGAAGGTCCACATTATTTTGGGTATGCTTTTGAAAATGCAGTACCGTTTTTCATTGCTTTTAACAACTATTTCCAAACAGATTTTTCTTCCAAGTATAAATATAAAGGAGATGAACATACTGTAAGGAACTTTCTCTACGATCCAGATATTGAAAATCTGGGAATCTGGCTAAAAGATATTACCCAACCGGACGGTAAACCTGCTGCCTACGATGATTGCAGGATTTTTAGAGTTTATCCTTATTTTTTGGCAATTTTAAAGACTTTTGGAAACGATACGAAGCATACTGATTTTAACATCATGACACCCAACAATACTGTAAATGTATATTTGCAGGCAGATTACTTGGCAAATGCCCCAGATATTCCCAAATACCCCTTGAAAGCTGATGTAAGCCATGCTCATAAAGTCAGTGGCGATCTTATTTTAAGAAGTCCATATTCTGTACCTGTTATTAATTCACATTTTATCAGGATTGCAGGTGAAATTGGTACTGCATTAAATGATGGACAGTCAGAAACTTATGGACATGAGCATCCCGATGTAAGTAGTTTTATTATCACAGCAGGTAATGAAATTATTGCAATGGATCCGGGTTATATTAGATATGAACTGAGGAACTCTACAAATAAAGCACATCATCATAATTTAATAATGGTTGACAGATGGTGGATTTTCGGTGAAAAAGGGCCTGAAAACAATACCCCTGCAACCGATATGGGGGATATTCTCAAAACATCTTCATTACAAAAATCATATATAAAAACTGAGTATGTGCACACTAAATTTGAACGCAATATTGAGATGTATAAAATTGATAATGAGCATTATTATTATGTGATGTCCGATTTTGTCGATAGAAATAGGGATAGTGTTCAGCGTGAATTTATTTGGTGCTTAAATGGCAACGGAAATTATGAAAAAGGAACATTTAAACTTTATCCTGATGGAAATTGTTTATGGACTCATCCATGTTCTGTTAGGGGAGCTGTCCCTGGCACATGGAATTTAGCTTCAATCACGGCAGTTAAAGGATCGCCTGATAATATTGATAGTTCATCTACCGATACTTATAATGATAATGCAGGAGACTATTTGAGCAACAAAGATTCTTTATATTATTGGGATGGGCTTACAAGAAAAACAGCATATTGTGGAAAACACACTCGTCTTGAGGTAACAAAAAATGGAAATGAGGTTACATTCCTGTCTGTTTTCTGGCCTTATAAATGCTCCGAAACCCCACCCACTATGTCCAAAACCGAAACAGATGATTATGCTTGTGTCACCATCAACAATTTCAATGGAAATGATGTTTTTCATCATGCCAAACTTTCAAATACAACAGTGCTTCATTTAAATCCATATAACTTTACCAACTGCAATGCTGTATTAAGCTATGATGCTGAAAGTGCCATGCTCAAAAAATCAAGAAGCAATTCAATAAATTTTGGCAACTGTACCTCAAATACCAATTTCCGTATTGCTGCCATAGACAATGGTACTTTTTTGACTTATCATGACACAATCTACATCAGCACCAGCCAGAATATCAATACTGCTTATGAAATTACAGGAAGATATAAATACCAGGGATTCATTGAAAACAACACAGGCGGAGACATTGATGTAACCTACTTCCTGCCTGATTGCGAACCTCAATATGACATGCAAGCTGTTTCGTTAAAGCAAAATCTTTTACCTTATTCTTATAATAATGGTGAAAAGAAAATAACCATAACCTTTCCATCAGGTATTACAAATTTTGAAATTAAACTTACCGACCCATGTCTCGCTTCCTGTTTTTTCCCTCCTGTTGCAATTGACACATTGTTTGAATTCAATACCGGAACAACCGAGCAACTTGGGCACAACCTCGATATTAATGAACCCTATGGACATTTAAAAATCACCAATGGGAGTAAAATGGAAATATGTCCCGAAATGGTTATGGTCAATCATGACAGCATTACAATGTTAGGGTTGTATGAAAAGTATGATGAATCTTTACCACTTTACACCCAATATGCAGAAAACGGTGATGCTGTACTTGATTCAAGTGGCAAAAAAGTTGATGATCGCTTTGGCAGCAGAAAATCAATGATTATTATTAAACAGGATGCAGGTCTTGTTTTATTACCAAACAGTCATACCCATATCGGAGCCAATTCAACCATCTTAGTTAAAAAAGGAGGTACATTGTTGATTCAGGAAAATGCTCATATTGAAATTGGCAGTCCTGAACAACCCGGTTATGGTGAAATAATTGCAGAAGACGGTGCTTATGTTTGCATCAATCAAAATGCTGATATTCATTTCTATAACAATCCTGCCGATTCATCAGATAAAAACATCTTTTATGTTTTCAATCCCTTAGGTGATACCATTTATTTGATTGGTGGTGGAATAAAAACAACCGGAGCAATTGCAGGTGTTAATCCTAATGGAAATTATTCGAGATTTGGCAGTACCAATTGCACTGGATTTTGTGATTTTAAAAATTACAGTCCGCCTCATGGTATCAACAATCGCGATTTTGGCTGGGCTAATATCAATTATCCTGTTGCGGTTGCCCAAATGGTTGATACATTCTGTTTCGGAAGTGATGTTACTGTTAAAGCAAAACGAACTTTAAATGAAACCAAATGGCATTTTGAAATTTGTGAGTATGACGGAGCAAATTGTGTTTCACCTGTTACTTATGTTCCGTTCAAAGGTTACGACACTGTCAGGATTGGTGAATACAATTTGTCAGATGAATTCAACTTTGAAGAAGGAAAATTGTATAAAATCAGGTTTGTTGCAGAAAATGACTGCCATGAAACTAATTTAGTTGATAATCTTGTATATATAAGTTCTCTACCTTATGCTGCCTTTGATATTCCTGTCGAAGTTTGCCCGGGTTCAGGTACTTTGCTTGCTACAAACGGGCAGAACAGTGCAAACGAATACAAATATAAATGGTCAGTTAGCATGTTAGGTCAGGATAATTATCATCCTGATGATGAAGATGCTTATTATCATGAAAAAACTTATTCTTACAACGGACAGGTGCAAGACAGTTTTAATTTTCCTGATTTCAGGTTTTATGGCAACAGAAAATACGAAGTTGAACTTTCAGTTTATGGTTATTGCGGTGTAGCTACAAAAACCGATACTGTAAATGTTCCTTATGGTGTTTACCTTGAACCTGATGAAGCTACAATTTACTTTGATGGTTTTGGAGATACTTCCGTCCTGTTAAATGGCAGTGTTTATGGATTTTCCACTTATAATTGGAATCCAACAACTTATTTGAGTAATCCTGCCATTTTACACCCTGTTTCGTATCCAACTTCTCCGGTAACTTATATTTTATCTGCAAGTGGAAACGGATGTTCCGATGCTGATACACTTTCAATAACTGTAAATTACTATGCCAATGCAGGTTCTGATAAAATAATATGCAAGGGTGATAGCATTATACTTGGTTTTTCAGGTAAATCAATTCCTTCTACTATGTATATTGACTGGAAACCAACTGCAAATATGGATGATAGTACAATCGTAAATCCAACTGTATTTCCTTCTGTAACAACAAATTATACAATGAATATCCGGTTAAAATCAAACAATTCATTAATTGAGTCAGATGAGGTTACTGTTTATGTTGATTCGGCTGTTTCACCTTCATTTCTCACTAATGAATACCTTATTGCAGAGGATTCTATTATTCTTTACTTTGAAAATTCCTCAGAACCATATTTGCCAACCACAACCTATTCATGGACATTTGGAGATGGGTCAGATACTTCACATTTGATAAATATTTATCATACATTCTATAAGCAAACTGTTGATACCTTTTTTGTTGTTTGTCTGAAAACCACAACCTCATGCAGCGATTCAACTTATTGTGATACAGTTTTTTATAAAGCAGACAGTAATGAATGGGAATTCTGGATTCCTGAAATTGCAACAGTTGAAGAATTAATAACGGTTGACAATTCTTACCTGATTGGTAATATTCCCAATCCTTTCAAAGACCAGACAACCATTAAATACCATTTGGCTGAAAATTCAGGAAGCGCAGAAATAGTCATTTATAATTTGTTTGGAAAGCATGTGAAAACAATCAGACTGAGACCACATTCAGACACTTACAGTTTAGACTGGTCAGCTTTTGCAAAAGGAATTTATAGTTACAGCTTACTAATAGACGGAATTTTAAAAGACAGTAAAAAAATGATTAAGCTGTAA
- the blaOXA gene encoding class D beta-lactamase, with translation MTTVKQTTILLTLTVLGLTACKQKQATEIRDDFKKYYDQFNVDGSFVLYDPQDDKYIFYNQNQYEQTFSPASTYKICNSLIGLETGVIKDENFVIPWDSITRQNPNWNADHDLKTAFKNSTVWYYQELARRVGGQQMKYWLDKANYGNADTSGGIDKFWLTGGLRISPKAQIDFLKRLHDNQLPFSQRSVDIVKNIMIAKDTLNYVVRAKTGWGGQDNKDIGWYVGYLEQKNKVYYFANCIQSSDINNKDFANARIDIVYLILKDLQLIDE, from the coding sequence ATGACGACAGTGAAACAGACAACAATTCTTTTGACTTTAACGGTTCTCGGACTGACAGCTTGTAAGCAAAAACAGGCGACTGAAATTCGTGACGACTTCAAAAAGTATTACGACCAATTTAATGTTGACGGTTCTTTCGTGCTTTACGACCCTCAAGACGATAAATATATTTTTTACAACCAAAATCAATACGAGCAAACCTTTTCACCTGCCTCGACTTATAAAATTTGCAATTCGCTTATCGGACTTGAGACAGGAGTAATTAAAGACGAGAACTTTGTTATTCCTTGGGACAGCATAACACGACAAAACCCAAACTGGAACGCAGACCACGACTTAAAGACCGCTTTTAAAAATTCGACAGTTTGGTATTATCAAGAGCTTGCAAGACGTGTTGGCGGACAACAAATGAAATACTGGCTTGACAAGGCAAACTATGGTAACGCAGACACTTCGGGCGGCATTGACAAATTTTGGTTAACTGGCGGACTTCGTATTTCACCCAAAGCGCAGATTGACTTTTTAAAGCGACTTCACGACAACCAACTTCCATTTTCTCAGCGTTCAGTTGACATTGTAAAAAACATAATGATTGCTAAAGACACCTTGAACTATGTAGTAAGAGCAAAAACTGGTTGGGGCGGACAAGACAACAAAGATATTGGGTGGTATGTCGGCTATCTGGAGCAAAAAAATAAAGTTTACTATTTCGCCAACTGCATTCAATCTTCAGACATTAACAACAAGGACTTTGCAAATGCACGAATAGACATAGTTTACTTAATCCTTAAAGACCTTCAACTGATTGACGAATGA